The Actinomyces lilanjuaniae genome segment ACCTGCTGGGCTCGCTCATCACGGTGTTCATCCGCCCGCCCCAGCCGGGCTTCACCCCCGAGGGACGTCGGCTGCCCGTGTCCCGCGAGGCCGCGAGCGCACCAACCGCCGCGTAAGCCCTATCCCGCGCCCTCCTGGACACGCGGCCCCGCGGACCGCCACTGGTGGGTGGGCAGCAGCACGTCGGCTGCTGCCCACCCACCGGGCGCTGGAGGTGCGCCAGCCTAGCCGCCCGTTCCAGGGATGCCTGCTACCAGCCCAGCCGACCTTATCCGTCAACGGCACCGTCGAGGACCCAGGACACTGAGCATGGAGCTCCTCCGTGCCGAGGGCCTCGGGCAGGTACCCAGCAGGACGCCACGGTCTTTCCCAGCCCAGGCGGGGCGACAGGCAACGCCAGGCCTAGCCCCGACGGCACAATCTGATCTCACTAGTCTCTGTGGAGCTAGGGGGACTCGAACCCCCGACCTTCTCATTGCGAACGAGACGCGCTACCAACTGCGCCATAGCCCCAAGTGCCCCATGATGGTAGCACCACTGCCGCACCCGACACCAACGCCACCTGTGGTGAGACCGCCCACCTAGTTGGACCTAGCTGGCTGGCCCTTCCTAAACTACCTGACTCACCGCCGCTACTCGCCTGCGGCACGGCGGCGCTCCAGGACTGCGTCCAGGTCGATCGGCTGGAAGTCCCGCTCCTCAAAGTCCGGCGCGGTAAAAGTCCTGACCCGGTGTGGACGTGCTGGCACTGGGACGGAGACGCCCGGCTCCACCACCGGCTCCTCGTAGGCACGTCGAGGAGCCCGAGCCGCAAGCGTGTAGGTGGGGGCAGGAACATGGACCGGGCGCCAGCCCTGGGGCGGAGTCGCTGTCGGGAGCTCAGCACGCCCTTTCCTCGCGCCTCCCCGGCTCGGCTCGTCCCGGCTCGCAGGCTGATCCGCGCCAGCCGTCGGGGGGTCGCCCGCAGTGACGACCCTACCCACCGAGCCCTCGTCCTTCACCTGACCCACGGCCTCGACGTCGCCACCGCCACCGGCCTCAGGCGGTGCAGCAAGGCTCTCCTGCGGCGTCTGCGGCGGTCTTGCCCGGGGAGTCTCCACGCCGGGTCGACGAGTCGCGTCGTCGGCGTCTGCTGTCGCCGCACCCCACGCAGGTTCCGGGGAGACCGCTGCCGCACCGACCTCCTCGTCAGCCGCCTCGCTCCGGAGCGAGGCAGACGAGCTCTCAGCCTGAGGTGATGTCCTCGACTGCGTCCGCACCTGGAACGACTCCTGGACGAACTTGGGGGCGACATGGACCGAAGGCTGGTCCTGCTCGGACAAAACGGCGTCGTCAAAGTCCGGTGCCGGGACGCGCGGCTGGGACTCAGGCTGCTGCTGTGTGCGCAAGGAGCGCTTGCTGGCCACGACCGGCACTGTGGGACGGCGTCCGGTCAGTCCTGTCAGCTCGCGCTCCAGCTCAGCGATCCGGTGCCGCTCGCGCCGATCGGCCTGCGCAGAGGCCACCGCCGCCCTCCGTCCCGCCACCATGGAGACCCCCATAAGCGCCGTCGGCACCAGGGCAGGCCACCAGGGCAGCACCGTCAGCGCCCCGACGACCCATGCCCCCAGGGAGACCCCCAGCAGGACACAGGCGACGACACCACGGTGGGCCGCCGCCGCCCGACGACGCTCCCGGGCCTGGGCGTGAGCCTTCCGGGCGCGCCCGAGCTCCCGCTCTGTGCGCAGGGCTCTCACGTTCCTTACCGCCGGCCTGTTCATCCCCTTGACCTCCGGTCGCCGTCGAAAGAGTTCCGCGTGCCCGCTACGCCCGCACGCACTGTCCGCAGCCGCCGTGGCTCCCGTGTCCAGGACCCGCAGCTCGGCGGAGTAGCGGTCCTGGATGTTGGACTGGCCGGTCATCTCACGACGCCGCACCAGGAACGGGAAAAGGTACACAGCGAGAACTGCGACGAGGGCAGCGAACGCCCAGACCTCAACTCCCACATCTCAACCGTATGTGCATCAACGCGCCCATCAACGGAGGAACACTCCGTGTCGTCGGTAAGTCGTCGGTAAGTCGTCGGTAAGTCGCCGACCGCTCAGCGACAGGACATCCGGAATGTCCCACACTCACGCATGATCTTTTAACTCATAAACCACCCTTGCATCGAAAACCTCATGAGTCACAGGCGCCTCGCGTCTGCGCCCGCGCCTCCAGCCGAGCCACCATCCCTGCGCCACCAAGCTCCTCGGAAAGAACCGCAAAGGACACGTGGTCGGCCCAGTCCCCGTCTATATGCATAAAGGCACGACGCAGCCCCTCCTCACGCAGTCCCAGCGCACGGCACAGCGCAATACTGCGCCGGTTTCCCGGACGCACGTTGACCTCGACACGGTGCAGGCCTACCTGCGGTCCCAGCAGGTGATCCACGGCCATAGCGACGGCAAGACGCATCACTCCCCGCCCCTCGTAGGCAGAGGCGACCCAGTAGCCCACCTGGGCACTGCGCACAGACCCCCACTGGATCGGGTCGGCGCTTACCTGCCCCGCCAGCATCCCGTCCACCTCCAGGACGAAGGGCATAGCCTGTCCCTGCCGGGCGCGCCGTGCCTGCTGCCGCACATAGTCAGCGAACGTGGGCAGGTCCTGACGCGCCTGGGAAGGACATGTCGCCTCCCAGGGTGCCAGCCGCCCCGCCTCGGACAGGCGCAGCCGGAGCCACTCCTCCTCGTCGCCAGGCCGCAGCTCACGCAGGCACACTACGCCCGCGTCCCGTACCAGGCCCCGGGCAGTGACATCGTCCTGGCACAGGCGTACAGGCCACAGGTAACGAGAAGAGGCCACCGATCTGCGCCAGGGCAGGGCAGCCGCCCACGACCACCACCCCGCCCGGAGGTCCTCCGGACTGTGGCCCGGCTGCCTGCGTGTGAGAACCGGTCTACGCATAACCCTGACCATAGTCGGGCTGTACGTCCGGCCCTGTCAGGCGTCCAGAAGAAGACAGTGCAGGGTGTCCCCGACGACAACGGTGTGCGTGTCCTCCGGGACCACAGCGATCGCGTTCGCCCTGGCCAGCCCGCAGAGCCGCGTGGCCCCAGGCTGTGCCGTCGGCTCAGCACGGTAGCCGCGCGAGGGGGAGCCGACCAGGTGAACCGGGACGAACTCCCGCATCCCCGCCGGGGAGTGCCAGCCCGACGACACTGCGGCGGGAAGGGATCTACGGTACAGGCTGGCGTACCCGGCGACCTGGCGCACGACCGGACGAACAAAGGCCTCGAAGGCGATGAGTGCGCTGACCGGGTCCCGGGCAGGCAGAAGACCGGAGTGCCCTCGACCGTCCCGAACCCCAGCTGCCTTCCCGGCACCATGGCCACCGAGTCGAAGCGGACGGTCCCAAGTGGCGCCAGGACCTCCTTGACGCAGTCACTCTGGCCCGCCGAGAGCCCGCCGGTGGTCACGATGAGGTCGGCCCGCACCAGCTGGTCCTCCAGGGTCTCTCGCACCGCACTCAGGTCATCGGGCACTGCCGCCACCCTGAAGGCCTGCCCGCCGGCCTCGGTCACGGCAGAGGCCAGGGCGGCGCCGTTGGCGTCACAGACCGCCTCGATCTCACGGACACGCGTCGGCTCAACCAGCTCGTCCCCGACCGGGACCACAACGACACGGGGGACGGGACGGACCCGCACCCGGCTCAGTCCCAGGCCGGCAAGAAGAGCAACCTGCCTGGCGCTGACCCTGGTGCCCTGGGTCAGCACCGTCGTCCCAGCCCCGACATCCTCGGCACGGTGGCGCACACCATGCCCCCCAGGCACGGCGCCGTAGACCGCGACACGGTCCGCACCACGGTCAGTCTGTGTCCACGGCACTACGGCATCGGCCCCTACAGGCATGACCGTCCCGGAGTCAACCAGGACCGCGCAGCCCGGCACCAGCCGACCAGAGCGCCCCTCCCCGGCCCGCACGGCGTCCACCACCCTGAGGGTGACGGGCTCCGCGAGGGAAGCGCCTGCCAGGTCGGCAGAGGCAACAGCGTAGCCGTCGGCTCCCGCCAGGTCGGCCGCAGGCAGGTCGGCCCCAGCCACGACGTCCTGGGCCAGCACGCACGTCACGGCGTCAGGAAGGGCGACATCCAGCGGCGCAGCCGCCTGGACGGTCTCAAGGCACGCGGCCAGGTGCTCGGCGACTGTTCTCATGACCCCAGGCTACCGCCCAGCCGCAGGAACCTCCCCGCAGCCCTCACCGGCAGCACCAGCACAAGCGGGGGCGAACCAGCAACCTGGGCGCAGTCAGGAGACGGCAGAGGCGCGCAGAGAAAGAAAAGCTGTGGAGGACCCGTAGAGGCCCACAGACCACGGGCACGCGTGCCTCGCCCGCCCTCCGTACGCACTGGGTATGTACCTCGGTAAGGGAACCTGAGACAATGACGTCATGAGCGATGGCGCCCGCACCCTCCCTGACACCGGAGCCCTTACGACTGACGACGCCAAGGAGCGGCTGCGCGAGGTTCTCCGGGAGCGCCGCTCCTCCTTCCACCGTCATCCCACCCACGGTCACGGCCCCGGGTGCGAGGCACTCACCGTCCACGCCCTCCAGGCCGTGGACGGCGCCCAGTGCGTAGCCGTCTTTGTCTCCGTGGGAGCCGAGCCCTGCACCCGGCTCCTGCTGGAGCGGCTGAGTGAGCAGGGGGTTGAGGTGCTGCTGCCCGTCCTGGGTCCACGCCTGGCCCGCTGCTGGGGCCGCTTCCGCGGCAACCACGACCTGGCCGAGCGCTCACCGGGACGCCCACCCGAACCTGGCGGGCAGACGCTGCCCGCACAGGCAGTAGCACAGGCGGAGGCGCTCATCGTCCCGGCCCTGGCGGTAGACAGCTCAGGGCACCGGCTGGGCCAGGGGGGCGGCTGGTACGACCGCATGCTGCCCCTACGCCGTGACGGCGCCCCTGCCTTCGCCGTCGTCCACCCCGACGAGCTGTTCACTGACCGCCTCCCGGTCGAGCCGCACGACCAGCGTGTTGACGCCGTCATCTGTGAGGAGCAGTGGTTCTTGCTGGAGGGGTCGCAGTTCTCCTCCAGCGGACCGCCCCCGGGCTGACTCCGTCCCGGTGTCCCCGCGCGCGTCGACCATATCGCCCCGGCACCCTGCCCGCCCGGGGCTCCCCGCTCAGGCAGGGCCAGGGCACCACAGACCAGGCTCGGTCCACCTCGTCAACAAGGACTACTGTCCTCAGACAGCTCACGATGAGGGGACAGGCACCATAGCCGCATGATCGCAGGTCGTCGCACACGTCAAGCCAGGTCCTCCTCCCCGCGCTCGCCACGGCCACAGCCCCGTACCCGAGCGCGGCGCCCCTCCCTCCTGCTGTGGCGGCACCGGCACCTGGTCGTAGCCGCCTGCCTGGCGGCCGCGGCGGTGGCGACGCTGAACGTGCTGCGCCCCGACCCGCCCTCGACCCAGGAGGTGCTGGTGGCCGCCAGGCAAGTCAGCGCCGGCACGGTCGTCACCAAGGACGACGTGGTCCGACGCAGCGTCCCCGCACAGGGGCTACCTGAGTCCGGCCTGGCCGGGGAGGAGGTGGTTGGCCAGCGCTCAGCCATCACCCTGGAGCCTGGGACCGTTCTTACGACCTCCATGACGAGCGCGGCCCTGACCCAGGGGCTCGATCCTGACCAGCGAGTCGTTCAGGTACCGGTCGGTGTCGGGGCAGAGCTGGCGGAGCCAGGGGCGCAGGTAGACGTCATCGACGCACGTGGCGATGCCACCAGCAGCACACAGGCTGCTGAGAATCCCTCCGAGGACGCCCCCTCCGTCCTGTCCAGCCCGGTACCCCTCCAGGGGGCAGAGTCAACCGTGCTGACGCGCAGGGCGCGAGTCCTCATGACCCAGCCGGGTGACGACAGCACCCCCTGGGGACCAGGGACGAAAGTCACACTTGTCACCATTGCTGTTTCCTCAGGTGACGCTACCCTGGTTGCCGCTGCGGCCACCACTGGAGCGCTCGGTATTGTCCTGAGTCCGTGAGCCGCTGTGGCCGCTTGTGGAGCGCGCCTGTTCCGTTCCCCCGATGGCGCACGATGGCTGAGATGCCAGCGCCGCTATGAAAGGACCAACATGATCAAGGGCTTCAGGGACTTTATCGCCCAGGGCAACGTCCTCGACCTCGCCGTCGCCGTCATCATCGGCGCTGCCTTCGCCCCTATCGTCGAGGCCGTCACCAACGTCATCATGGGCATTATCGGTGCCCTGGTGGGTCAGCCGAACTTCGACTCCGTCGGTGAGTTCTCCATCAACGGCTCTGACATGATCCAGCCCGGCACGATCGTCACCCAGCTCGTCAACTTCCTCCTGGTCGCCGCAGCCGTCTACTTCTGCATCGTCATGCCCATGAACAGGCTTAACGAGCGCCGCAGGAAGGCGGCCGAGGAGGCTGCCGAGCCGACCGACGTCGAGCTGCTCACCGAGATCCGCGACCTGCTCTCCCAGCAGCGGGGCTGACTCCCAGCCCTGTGGCAACCGGGACAGGTCGCCACAGACTTCTCAGCCGCAGGACCCTGGCCAGGACACTCACCACGTGCTCCGGCCAGGGTCCTGCGCACTGGGATGGACCGTGACAGGAGCAGGACGAGCCAGGAAGACGAGGCTGTGCAGGACGAGGCTGTGCAGTCAGTGCTCTCCTGCCCTGGGCAGCTCTGCACCCGACCCGCCCCAGCACCTGCCCAGCACCTGGTGGGGTGCTACCAGTGGGGTGGGACGTCACGCAGCAGACGGGCGTCGTTAGTGTTGTCACAGTCTGGGCTGACGACGCTATCAGCCCTGTCAGCACCACCACTGCCACAGGTGCTGCCGGGAGCACTCTCGCCGCGGGTAGCCACGCTTCTCAAGGCCTCAGCGGTGGAGTCAGCCTGCGCCAGGTCCTCAGGCACCTCGCCATGGGCCACACGGTCCCGGTCCCCGGGAGACAGGACCACGACCCTCCGGTGCCTCCGAGGGCTGCCTGAGGGGGCACTCACCGCGCCCGCCGCACCGCGTTGGTCAGGACAGCATCGATACCGGAACCGCGCCGACGCAGTGCCAGGGCGGCCCTAAGCTCCTCGATCTCCTCCTCCTCCCCGCGAGTCACGCCGTCGGAGCGGATCCAGGCCACCAGGTCGTCCAGCTGGTCGTCAGAGTAGGCCTGCAGCGGCAGTCCCTGGGCGATAGGCGGACGCTGAACGCGGTTGTCCCACGGCACCGCTGTGGGGTCGCTAGGCTCCGGCGCAGGAGCCGGAGGCGTCGCGCCCGGGGCGCGACCCGCAGCCACGGGCGCCTCCGGGGTCGCCGGGACAGGCGCGCCAGGCAGAGAGCCCCGGGAGGCCGCACCAGCAGAGCCCGAGGCTGCAGGCAGGGTCGGCTCCACGTCGTCAAGATGGTCGGGCAGGGTCTCCCCCGCAGGCACTGCCCGAGCCTCCTGGCGTGCCACCAGCTCGGCCAGTACCAGCTCCTCGACCCGGTCCGCCTCTGCCTCCGGGTCCACAAAGACCCCGACCGAGTAGGCAATGTGGACGCGCCAGCCCCGCTGCTCCAGCCGTTCCACCCGGTGCCGGTCACGGCGGCGCAGGCTCGGCTCGGCCACGTAGTCGGTGTCGTCGGTGAGTACCGCGACCAGGAGCTCGTCGGGGTAGTCCGGGTGACCGATCGCCAGGGGATACGCACGCCCCCTCCACCCCGTAGCGGGGACCACGGACAGCCCCTTGCGCCACAGGTGCTCTGCCAGGTCCACTAGGAGGCGGTCCGGAACCCTGCCGGCAGAACCGCCGGGGACCGCCGCTGCCTCAGCGCGTGCCAGCACCTCACGCAGCAGCTGCGCTCCTGCGGACCGCAGACGCTCAGGATCGATATCGTCGGCCGCTAGACACGAGACGACCTGAGTACGCCCCCGCGAGGCGCACAGAGCCTCTACCAGGCCAACCATCCCGTCGTGGTCGGAGATCGCCCCAAAGCTGTGGATAGTGCGGCCGTGAGGGGTCTTGGCGTAGCCGACGGTCACGATAACGTGGTCACGGCGCAGGGCACGAGCCCCGGAGAGGTCCACCACGACAAAGGGCTCGTCAGCACCGGGGGAGAAGAAGCGCTCCAGGGCCGGGGAACCCGCCACCGCCTGGGCCACCGCTGAGCGCACCGCGTCAGCGTGCAGGGTGTTGAGAGCGACGACGCCCAGGGACTCCTCAGGGCGAGTCAGAGCCCGGTCGATCACCAGGTCGACGACGCGGTCCACCTCCGCCGACACCGTCTCCACCGCGGTCTGCCCGGGAGCGGGCATGCCCCTGCCGTCCACGAGGTCAAGGCTGAGGGTCCCCTCCCCCGGTGGGGAGGGGATCGCGTCCACCGCACCCTGGTAGCCGTGGGAGGACAGGAAGGCGGCGATCCCGGCGTCCAGGGTGTTACGGAATGTGGGTAGGGTCACTGAGGGGAGCAGAGGGCCGAGCTCGCCAGCCATACCGCTGGAGGAGCGGCGCGGGTCCCCGACGACCAGGACCTGCTCAGCACGCACAAAGGTGGGCAGGACCTGGGACACCGGAAGGTGCCCGCTCGCGTCCATGACCACCAGGTCCACCACAGCCATCGGGTCCAGGACCTGCGGCACCAGCGTCGGCGGGATGATCCACACCGGCTTGGCCAACAGGGCTACCGGGTGAGCCGCCAGGATCTCACGCAGGGGCACGCCGTCGTCGCGGGCGAGCGCGATGTAGAGCGCCCGGGCGTCATCTTTGTCCGCCTCTACCGCAGCCCGCACCCGCCGTGCGTAGGCCTGGGCCACCGGCCCGGGCAGGGACTGCGACTGCGCGGCATCCAGGTCACGCAGCCGGGAGGACAGCTCTGCCAGCGCCCGAGCGTCCAGTCCACCTATGTCGGGGTCCTCACGCAGGATATAGGCCAGAACAGAGGCCCACCAGCAGTAGGTCAGCTCGCTGTCCAGCCGGTCCTCCTCGACCCCGCGCTGCGCCAGATCCTCGACGAAGGGTCCCAGGCCCAGCTTCTCCAGCTCAGCCCGGATGCGGTTGACCTCGGGAAGTCTCTGCGCCGTCAGGTCGTCGGCAGCCAGGGCGTTGACGTAGTCGACAAGCTCGTCCAGGGGGTAGTCGACCAGGACCGAGGTGTCCTGGGTACGCGCCAGGATCGGCTGGACCTCCTCCACGGCACGATGAGCCCTGGCTGCTGCGCGGGTCATCTCGTCCAGGCCGTGGGGCAGGCGCGGCCAGCCACCGTCAGGGTCGTAGCGACGCCAGGCCTCCCGACAGCGCTGGACCTTGACCAGCTCACCGTGGAGGTCGTTGACGACCCTCCCCGGCCTGACAAGGTCCTTGGCCTGCCTGGTAAAGCGACGGCGTCGGGCGCCGTCCATGGTGACGTGATGCTCCTCCCGCCACCGGCGTGTCGCCGTCGCCGCCACCATGTCCGCGGCAGAACGCTCAAAGACCTCCGGCACAAAGACGTCGAGAGACTCGCGCACGCCGTCCAGGACTCCGAGCTGGTCCATCCACTCCGACAGGGTCCCCGCCCGGGCCAGACCGGTTGACTGCGCTGTCTGCTCAACATGACGCTGCACGCCCGGCAGCAGCTCTCCCAGGGCGCGCAGGTGGACCAGCGCGTCAGTGGCCTCGTCCATGTCGCTGACGGCAATCCCGTTCCAGGCACTGGTGGCTACCTCGGGGGTGAAGACACCCAACGCGTGACCGCGGTGAAGAAGGCCTCGCGCGCGCTCCAGCCCCTCCTCGTCCAGGCGCTCCAGGAGGTCGGGACTGACACGCACCCGGGTGGTGGCCCGGGAGGAGCGACGGCCTGTCAGCTCTGCCAGCGTCTGCAGTGCCTCGAAGGCGGAGACCCCCCAGGGCTGGCGCGAGCGGTGAAGCGCCCCGACATAGCGGTCCAGCCGGGAGCGCACCTGCTGGAGGTGCTCGCGCATCTCAATGATGCCACCCACATCCAGCGCGGGAGGCTGGACCCCCAGCGCCTCCCGGATCGCCTCGCAGGCGTGCTGGCGCCAGGCCGGGTCCTCCGTGAGGTCGATGACCATAGACCCGGCCCCGGCCTCACGCATCGCAGCCGCTACCGCGTGGCCGTCAGCACCGGTCGCAGGGACGTGGACAACCGTGCGCCCCATCGCAGCGGCATCGGCAAACACGGCTGCCAGGGTGCCCGGGACGTCAGAGCCCGGCGGGGCCTCGACAAGAAGGTTCGCCCCTGTACCCACAGCCTCGACGACCGCCAGCTGCGCCGGGTCAAGGTCTCCCACGCCGCGCTCCGCCTCAGGGGCACGGTCTGTCAGGTCGAGATCAGGAAGGTCAACCTCCAAAGCGGTGCGGGCACCCTCGTCACCCGCGAGTGCCGCGACCAGGGCCGAGGTCCGCGAGCGCTCGACG includes the following:
- a CDS encoding SAF domain-containing protein; amino-acid sequence: MIAGRRTRQARSSSPRSPRPQPRTRARRPSLLLWRHRHLVVAACLAAAAVATLNVLRPDPPSTQEVLVAARQVSAGTVVTKDDVVRRSVPAQGLPESGLAGEEVVGQRSAITLEPGTVLTTSMTSAALTQGLDPDQRVVQVPVGVGAELAEPGAQVDVIDARGDATSSTQAAENPSEDAPSVLSSPVPLQGAESTVLTRRARVLMTQPGDDSTPWGPGTKVTLVTIAVSSGDATLVAAAATTGALGIVLSP
- a CDS encoding DNA helicase, translating into MTPSLFSFGRKRRKAASWAKEREAAGAPHRWAPPPAPSAPPVAEPDVPDALPELARPVPEPPLTEKDGQRRERIEAALEAWRSELVDLGGVASLDDIAVVDGVVDLTAAHPSGLAQLYAGRTTQLSSLIRERAALGDARQSLREVASRTELLARRFGVAPVYLAIGVATWNETVSASGTPDNDGGPAGASGSLAQGGGLNADERAAAAGAGHGIEEDRTVQIPQVARIAAEQAAQAAMAAAGFMFPEDSDGPRVRTVNAPVLLRPVRLASATADATLALEPSIEVNPVLIRALRRYHCATDVEAIAQAALSEEGFTPRSALARIGAVGRQYLPGFEFHERLVVGAFVHPGQALVEDFDAVVERSRTSALVAALAGDEGARTALEVDLPDLDLTDRAPEAERGVGDLDPAQLAVVEAVGTGANLLVEAPPGSDVPGTLAAVFADAAAMGRTVVHVPATGADGHAVAAAMREAGAGSMVIDLTEDPAWRQHACEAIREALGVQPPALDVGGIIEMREHLQQVRSRLDRYVGALHRSRQPWGVSAFEALQTLAELTGRRSSRATTRVRVSPDLLERLDEEGLERARGLLHRGHALGVFTPEVATSAWNGIAVSDMDEATDALVHLRALGELLPGVQRHVEQTAQSTGLARAGTLSEWMDQLGVLDGVRESLDVFVPEVFERSAADMVAATATRRWREEHHVTMDGARRRRFTRQAKDLVRPGRVVNDLHGELVKVQRCREAWRRYDPDGGWPRLPHGLDEMTRAAARAHRAVEEVQPILARTQDTSVLVDYPLDELVDYVNALAADDLTAQRLPEVNRIRAELEKLGLGPFVEDLAQRGVEEDRLDSELTYCWWASVLAYILREDPDIGGLDARALAELSSRLRDLDAAQSQSLPGPVAQAYARRVRAAVEADKDDARALYIALARDDGVPLREILAAHPVALLAKPVWIIPPTLVPQVLDPMAVVDLVVMDASGHLPVSQVLPTFVRAEQVLVVGDPRRSSSGMAGELGPLLPSVTLPTFRNTLDAGIAAFLSSHGYQGAVDAIPSPPGEGTLSLDLVDGRGMPAPGQTAVETVSAEVDRVVDLVIDRALTRPEESLGVVALNTLHADAVRSAVAQAVAGSPALERFFSPGADEPFVVVDLSGARALRRDHVIVTVGYAKTPHGRTIHSFGAISDHDGMVGLVEALCASRGRTQVVSCLAADDIDPERLRSAGAQLLREVLARAEAAAVPGGSAGRVPDRLLVDLAEHLWRKGLSVVPATGWRGRAYPLAIGHPDYPDELLVAVLTDDTDYVAEPSLRRRDRHRVERLEQRGWRVHIAYSVGVFVDPEAEADRVEELVLAELVARQEARAVPAGETLPDHLDDVEPTLPAASGSAGAASRGSLPGAPVPATPEAPVAAGRAPGATPPAPAPEPSDPTAVPWDNRVQRPPIAQGLPLQAYSDDQLDDLVAWIRSDGVTRGEEEEIEELRAALALRRRGSGIDAVLTNAVRRAR
- the mscL gene encoding large conductance mechanosensitive channel protein MscL gives rise to the protein MIKGFRDFIAQGNVLDLAVAVIIGAAFAPIVEAVTNVIMGIIGALVGQPNFDSVGEFSINGSDMIQPGTIVTQLVNFLLVAAAVYFCIVMPMNRLNERRRKAAEEAAEPTDVELLTEIRDLLSQQRG
- a CDS encoding transcriptional regulator, translating into MVLSPGDRDRVAHGEVPEDLAQADSTAEALRSVATRGESAPGSTCGSGGADRADSVVSPDCDNTNDARLLRDVPPHW
- a CDS encoding GNAT family N-acetyltransferase, whose amino-acid sequence is MASSRYLWPVRLCQDDVTARGLVRDAGVVCLRELRPGDEEEWLRLRLSEAGRLAPWEATCPSQARQDLPTFADYVRQQARRARQGQAMPFVLEVDGMLAGQVSADPIQWGSVRSAQVGYWVASAYEGRGVMRLAVAMAVDHLLGPQVGLHRVEVNVRPGNRRSIALCRALGLREEGLRRAFMHIDGDWADHVSFAVLSEELGGAGMVARLEARAQTRGACDS
- a CDS encoding 5-formyltetrahydrofolate cyclo-ligase, which gives rise to MSDGARTLPDTGALTTDDAKERLREVLRERRSSFHRHPTHGHGPGCEALTVHALQAVDGAQCVAVFVSVGAEPCTRLLLERLSEQGVEVLLPVLGPRLARCWGRFRGNHDLAERSPGRPPEPGGQTLPAQAVAQAEALIVPALAVDSSGHRLGQGGGWYDRMLPLRRDGAPAFAVVHPDELFTDRLPVEPHDQRVDAVICEEQWFLLEGSQFSSSGPPPG